A single Pantoea rwandensis DNA region contains:
- a CDS encoding RHS repeat-associated core domain-containing protein, with the protein MTDYLAARIGDPLVHSSALADFVGGLVEGAIVAGIMIAAGTGVGALLGGVAIATLVFSGGLEKIGNAAASLVDSLIDPGPPDAFIVSGSGNVHIKGKLAARAAGSVSRDYLNAPAAVDNGIDWAAVGMLALTGVAAAMKTALNPGAALMAVAERASHLSVDDVKEWGKNVWTSLMQPVVESASPYATPLPLDTVACTKGHMVTSSNFIAQGSKKVLINNQPAARNGHKSTCEAEIKLSENPRVRIGGDTITVRDIHSGKNIWAYMAGNLIGGALVGILPELYRFGFSRLILRGLAKDIVCPIGGNIVMEGAVQTLHPVNIATGAKILAREEDLDFVLPDRMPLYWQRIYHSRNLATGMLGTGWMLPFEVRIWRLPDNQLIYLDMTGRELGMGEVRAGDVIDFQGEGLKLFCSPNGAMVMQTSEGEHQLFEPDPTRPGEWRIHRIYDRHENVQHFSWNDEGRLVRISSDNDALDVELEYGTHAGRLSAVYQIAAGARHLLVSYGYNPLGQLTTVTDADAVVTRRYGWDQASDMLAWHSYSTGLKVQYQWRPALNSRHWRVDAYQVCDEQGDVLESWRIETDEQQRVARVSNDEGVSSEHHWDALSRITAWTDAHGGHWSYTWSGDSEQLLAMTQPGGARWEYAWDERGNQTMERDPLNRTRITTWHPLYALPLKEVLPDGAQWQYDYNLAGDVVAMTDPAGGVTRFEWNDQGDLTRRIDALENSHQFWWDMRGQLIREEDCSGYQSQRQYDACGKLLSTTDAQGNTDRYQWSAAGRLQTYVRADGRETLFKYNKAGLLCGQNIDGMLERRVTLNARGQVIEAIDPAGQVTRYDFSRAGRLVTLTNGNRQQWRFDYTPAGLLTQQQDYAGRKTEYQYNGVQQVESVISHPVPNSPLAPRVVNYEYDVLGRIAARETAQHRSEYHYHALNTEIHRFPYAAWRQAMICECEPADAEVIVFQRDALGNLVSEQNHSGAYHHQYDALGNLSASVYPDGREMQFLRYGTGHLLEMQLTLGGRTYALAGYRRDRLHRETHRTQGELELETQYDIAGRITRRCSVDNLRQRLVSERRYQWDGADQIIRQIVTDGAPSSPAEKYSQSLWGYDAAGRMTRSILPDGEERFWYDAADNRTGEDLHPVWNNLLKRLEGIRWEYDGFGRMTERHDTRRGIVQRFHYDDEHRIREVLIEGDADYTRAQYQYDALGRRTGKQVWRRHAVKPECTHYSWSGMQMVGEHSDSKPDAAVQYVYAENSYEPIARVDSSQQHAEVYWYHSEMNGLPDRVTDKRGDTVWQGAFTAWGRTKRESSGVDWKVPQNLRFQGQYLDRETGLHYNTFRYYDPCGGRYTQLDPIGLMGGLNVTAYVMNPLTWIDPLGLEGCSTRLGRNMMESMGLPRSTTWKGYQAHHIIPKELANHPALKKINYYIDDASNGIFLRKADDATSAMSRHQGNHHGYTDAVKDALDRININQSSSNISKQVSAIQETARRGMQDGVPIRSKEMYNSDIFGRDIEQVGRQRVYNLWSDIFG; encoded by the coding sequence ATGACAGATTATCTCGCGGCGCGCATTGGCGATCCGCTGGTACACAGTTCGGCGCTGGCGGATTTTGTCGGCGGCCTGGTGGAAGGAGCGATTGTCGCAGGCATCATGATCGCCGCCGGCACCGGCGTTGGGGCGCTGCTGGGTGGCGTGGCCATTGCTACGCTGGTGTTCAGTGGAGGGCTGGAGAAGATCGGCAACGCGGCGGCATCGCTGGTCGACAGCCTGATCGACCCAGGACCGCCGGATGCGTTTATTGTCAGCGGGTCCGGCAACGTCCATATCAAAGGGAAGCTGGCCGCGCGCGCGGCGGGCAGCGTGTCGCGTGATTACCTCAACGCGCCCGCCGCGGTTGACAATGGCATCGACTGGGCGGCGGTTGGCATGCTAGCACTGACCGGTGTGGCGGCGGCGATGAAGACCGCGCTTAACCCTGGTGCCGCGCTGATGGCGGTAGCCGAGCGCGCCAGCCATCTCTCAGTGGATGATGTAAAGGAGTGGGGCAAGAACGTCTGGACCAGCCTGATGCAGCCTGTGGTGGAGAGCGCCAGTCCGTATGCAACCCCACTGCCGCTCGATACCGTGGCCTGTACTAAAGGTCATATGGTCACCAGCAGCAATTTTATTGCGCAGGGCTCGAAAAAGGTGCTGATCAACAATCAGCCTGCCGCACGTAACGGCCACAAAAGTACCTGTGAAGCGGAGATCAAACTGAGCGAAAACCCGCGCGTACGCATCGGTGGCGATACCATCACGGTGCGCGATATCCACAGCGGTAAAAACATCTGGGCATACATGGCCGGTAACCTGATTGGCGGGGCGCTGGTAGGTATTCTGCCGGAGCTCTACCGCTTCGGCTTCAGCCGCCTGATTTTACGCGGGCTGGCAAAAGATATCGTTTGCCCCATCGGCGGGAATATCGTGATGGAAGGCGCTGTCCAGACGCTACACCCGGTGAATATTGCCACCGGGGCGAAAATTCTGGCACGGGAAGAGGATCTCGATTTTGTGTTGCCGGACCGCATGCCGCTTTACTGGCAGCGCATCTACCACAGCCGCAATCTGGCGACCGGGATGCTCGGCACCGGCTGGATGCTGCCGTTTGAGGTGCGTATCTGGCGCCTGCCGGATAATCAGCTGATCTACCTGGATATGACCGGCCGTGAGCTGGGCATGGGGGAAGTGCGCGCGGGCGACGTGATTGATTTCCAGGGCGAGGGGCTGAAGCTGTTTTGCAGCCCAAACGGCGCGATGGTGATGCAGACCAGCGAAGGTGAGCATCAGCTGTTTGAGCCGGACCCTACGCGACCGGGTGAATGGCGCATCCACCGTATTTATGATCGCCATGAAAACGTGCAGCATTTCAGCTGGAACGACGAGGGCAGACTGGTGCGCATCTCCAGCGATAACGATGCGCTGGACGTGGAGCTGGAGTATGGCACGCATGCCGGACGCCTGAGCGCGGTTTATCAAATTGCGGCAGGGGCACGCCATCTGCTGGTTTCCTACGGATATAACCCGCTGGGGCAGCTGACAACAGTGACGGACGCCGACGCTGTCGTCACGCGCCGTTACGGCTGGGATCAGGCGAGCGATATGCTGGCGTGGCACAGCTATTCCACCGGACTGAAGGTCCAGTATCAGTGGCGGCCCGCACTCAACTCACGGCACTGGCGTGTCGATGCTTATCAGGTTTGTGACGAACAGGGTGACGTGCTGGAGAGCTGGCGCATTGAAACGGATGAGCAACAGCGAGTAGCGCGTGTCAGTAATGATGAAGGCGTCAGCAGCGAGCACCACTGGGATGCACTGAGCCGCATCACCGCATGGACCGATGCACACGGCGGACACTGGTCATATACCTGGAGCGGCGACAGCGAACAGTTGCTAGCGATGACGCAGCCGGGTGGCGCACGCTGGGAATACGCCTGGGATGAACGCGGCAATCAGACGATGGAGCGTGACCCGCTGAATCGTACCCGCATCACCACCTGGCATCCGCTATACGCGTTGCCCCTCAAAGAGGTGCTGCCGGATGGCGCGCAGTGGCAGTACGACTATAACCTGGCGGGGGATGTGGTCGCGATGACCGATCCCGCCGGTGGCGTGACCCGCTTTGAGTGGAACGATCAGGGCGACCTGACGCGCCGTATCGACGCGCTGGAGAACAGCCATCAGTTCTGGTGGGACATGCGCGGGCAGCTGATACGTGAAGAGGACTGCTCGGGTTACCAGAGCCAGCGCCAGTATGACGCCTGCGGAAAACTGCTCAGCACCACCGATGCGCAGGGCAACACCGACCGCTACCAGTGGAGCGCCGCGGGACGCCTGCAAACTTATGTGCGCGCTGACGGGCGGGAAACGCTGTTTAAATACAACAAAGCCGGGTTGCTGTGTGGCCAGAACATCGACGGCATGCTGGAGCGCCGGGTCACGCTCAATGCGCGCGGGCAGGTCATCGAGGCTATCGATCCCGCCGGACAGGTGACGCGCTATGACTTCAGCCGGGCCGGGCGGCTGGTGACGCTCACCAACGGCAACCGGCAGCAGTGGCGTTTTGACTACACTCCGGCCGGGCTGCTGACGCAGCAGCAGGATTACGCCGGACGTAAAACCGAATACCAGTATAACGGTGTGCAACAGGTGGAGAGCGTGATCAGCCACCCGGTGCCCAACAGCCCGCTGGCACCGCGGGTGGTGAATTACGAATACGATGTGCTGGGCAGGATAGCGGCACGCGAAACGGCACAGCATCGCAGCGAATATCACTACCACGCGCTGAACACCGAGATCCATCGTTTCCCCTACGCCGCATGGAGGCAGGCGATGATCTGCGAGTGTGAACCGGCGGATGCGGAAGTGATCGTGTTTCAGCGTGACGCGCTGGGCAACCTGGTCAGCGAGCAGAACCACTCTGGCGCTTATCACCATCAGTATGATGCGCTGGGCAACCTGAGCGCGTCGGTCTACCCTGACGGGCGCGAAATGCAGTTCCTGCGCTATGGCACCGGCCATCTGCTGGAGATGCAGCTGACGCTGGGCGGGCGCACGTATGCGCTGGCGGGCTACCGGCGTGACCGTCTGCATCGCGAAACTCACCGCACGCAGGGCGAGCTGGAGCTGGAGACGCAGTACGACATTGCCGGGCGCATCACCCGGCGCTGCAGCGTGGATAACCTGCGGCAGCGTCTGGTATCTGAACGGCGCTATCAGTGGGACGGTGCCGATCAGATCATTCGCCAGATTGTCACCGATGGTGCCCCGTCCAGCCCGGCAGAAAAATACAGCCAGTCACTGTGGGGCTACGATGCGGCAGGCAGAATGACGCGCAGCATTCTGCCGGACGGCGAGGAACGTTTCTGGTATGACGCGGCGGATAACCGCACCGGCGAGGATTTGCACCCGGTGTGGAATAATCTGCTGAAGCGTCTCGAGGGTATCCGCTGGGAATACGACGGTTTTGGTCGTATGACGGAACGGCACGACACCCGGCGCGGTATTGTGCAGCGCTTTCATTACGACGATGAACACCGCATACGTGAGGTGCTTATAGAGGGTGATGCCGACTACACCCGCGCGCAGTATCAGTATGATGCGCTGGGGCGCCGCACCGGCAAGCAGGTCTGGCGGCGTCATGCTGTGAAGCCGGAATGCACGCACTACTCGTGGTCCGGCATGCAGATGGTGGGTGAGCACAGCGACAGCAAACCCGATGCCGCAGTGCAGTATGTCTATGCAGAAAACAGCTACGAACCGATAGCGCGCGTCGACAGCAGTCAGCAGCACGCGGAGGTGTACTGGTATCACTCGGAGATGAATGGCCTGCCGGACAGGGTGACGGACAAGCGGGGTGACACCGTCTGGCAGGGGGCGTTTACCGCCTGGGGCCGCACGAAGCGGGAAAGTAGTGGAGTTGACTGGAAAGTGCCGCAGAACCTGCGGTTTCAGGGACAGTACCTTGACCGGGAAACGGGTCTGCACTATAACACTTTCCGGTACTATGACCCGTGCGGAGGGCGGTATACGCAGCTTGACCCGATAGGGTTGATGGGTGGGTTGAATGTCACAGCCTATGTGATGAACCCTCTAACGTGGATAGATCCCTTAGGGTTAGAAGGATGTTCTACACGACTTGGAAGAAATATGATGGAGTCTATGGGCCTCCCGCGCTCTACAACTTGGAAAGGTTATCAGGCGCACCATATTATTCCGAAAGAATTAGCCAATCATCCAGCCTTGAAGAAGATTAACTACTATATTGATGATGCTTCTAATGGTATTTTTCTCCGGAAAGCGGATGATGCAACAAGTGCTATGTCAAGACATCAAGGAAATCATCATGGATATACTGATGCTGTTAAAGACGCTCTCGACAGAATTAACATTAACCAATCTTCTAGCAATATTTCTAAACAGGTTAGTGCCATTCAGGAAACTGCTCGTCGCGGGATGCAAGATGGAGTGCCAATAAGATCAAAAGAAATGTATAACTCTGACATTTTTGGTCGAGATATTGAACAGGTTGGTAGGCAGAGAGTATATAATTTGTGGTCAGACATTTTTGGGTGA
- a CDS encoding type VI secretion system Vgr family protein, protein MFSRITVQLPTEGLLFWKLSGREALSESFTLQAELLATDARIDRHALLGKSVTFTLPTQNLLTPRYFNGKITRVAVRSEELNGSRYAVHALTVEPDVWPMKRDRNLRIFQSQTVPQIVQTLLKEYNVNVESKLASSYRVWEYCVQYQESSFDFISRLMELEGIYYWFRHESDKHTLVLCDAADQHQPFSGYATIPYHVAPSGGSITEEGISQWSLAESVTPGMYSTDDYDFRKPNAWMLQARQNPVAPTPGTVDVYDWPGHFVDHSHGEFYTRIRQEVWEVEHHSVSGTGTATGIAPGYTFGLLDAPHFSDNGTYLTTSAEYKFEENSYASGNITSSHNIIFTVLPNAITFRAPPRTPWPKTHGPQTAKVVGPKGESIWTDRYGRVKVKFHWDRLAKGDDTSSCWVRVSSAWAGQGFGGVQIPRVGDEVVVDFINGDPDRPLIIGRVYNEASMPPWALPAGATQMGFLSRTKDGTAETANALRFEDKSGQEQLWIQAQKNMDTNVKNDETHSVGGSRTVSVTQDYNGTVSGSHTEATQLAHSQLVGGGFIQRVQGAIVQASDSGIRLVAGQSVLELGANGQVTLQCVNFNIDASGTGQINTGGTLDLNLKQPGALPAVEPTPAQIQDAVKAAFDQGKDKA, encoded by the coding sequence ATGTTCTCACGCATCACCGTCCAGCTGCCCACGGAGGGCCTGCTGTTCTGGAAACTCAGCGGGCGTGAAGCCCTGTCGGAATCATTCACCCTCCAGGCGGAGTTGTTGGCGACCGATGCGCGCATCGATCGCCATGCACTGCTGGGCAAGTCGGTGACTTTTACCCTGCCGACACAGAACTTGCTTACGCCACGTTACTTCAACGGCAAAATCACCCGCGTGGCCGTGCGCAGTGAGGAGCTGAATGGCTCGCGCTATGCGGTTCATGCCCTGACCGTCGAGCCGGATGTGTGGCCGATGAAGCGTGATCGTAACCTGCGTATTTTCCAGAGCCAGACTGTGCCGCAAATCGTGCAGACGTTGCTGAAAGAGTACAACGTCAATGTCGAGTCAAAACTCGCCAGTAGCTACCGGGTGTGGGAATACTGCGTGCAGTATCAGGAGAGTAGCTTCGATTTTATCAGCCGTTTGATGGAGCTGGAGGGGATCTACTACTGGTTCCGCCACGAATCCGATAAACATACGCTGGTTCTGTGCGATGCAGCCGACCAGCATCAGCCGTTCAGTGGCTATGCCACCATTCCTTACCACGTTGCTCCTTCCGGTGGCAGCATAACGGAAGAGGGGATCAGTCAGTGGTCACTGGCCGAGAGCGTGACGCCGGGGATGTACAGCACGGATGACTATGACTTCCGTAAACCCAATGCCTGGATGTTACAGGCGCGGCAGAACCCGGTGGCGCCCACGCCAGGAACGGTGGATGTCTACGACTGGCCGGGCCATTTTGTTGACCACAGCCACGGCGAGTTTTATACCCGCATCCGCCAGGAAGTGTGGGAAGTGGAGCATCACAGCGTCAGTGGTACAGGTACGGCGACCGGCATTGCGCCTGGTTACACCTTCGGGCTGCTGGATGCGCCGCATTTCAGCGATAACGGCACTTATCTCACCACCAGTGCCGAATATAAATTCGAAGAAAACAGCTATGCCAGCGGCAATATTACCTCCTCGCACAACATCATCTTTACCGTGCTGCCGAACGCGATCACGTTCCGTGCGCCACCCCGCACGCCATGGCCAAAAACCCACGGCCCACAGACCGCGAAAGTGGTGGGGCCAAAGGGGGAGTCGATCTGGACCGACCGTTATGGCCGGGTCAAGGTGAAGTTTCACTGGGACCGGCTGGCAAAGGGCGATGATACCAGCTCGTGCTGGGTGCGTGTTTCCAGCGCCTGGGCGGGTCAGGGATTTGGCGGCGTGCAGATCCCGCGTGTCGGCGACGAAGTGGTGGTGGATTTTATCAATGGTGACCCGGATCGTCCGCTAATCATTGGCCGCGTCTATAACGAGGCGAGTATGCCGCCCTGGGCGCTGCCTGCCGGTGCAACCCAGATGGGCTTCCTCAGCCGTACCAAAGATGGCACCGCAGAAACCGCCAATGCCCTGCGCTTCGAGGATAAGTCTGGGCAGGAGCAGTTGTGGATTCAGGCGCAGAAGAACATGGATACCAATGTTAAAAACGACGAAACCCACAGCGTGGGTGGTTCGCGTACCGTCAGTGTCACCCAGGACTACAACGGCACGGTGTCGGGCAGCCACACGGAGGCAACGCAACTGGCCCATTCCCAACTGGTGGGCGGTGGTTTTATCCAACGAGTGCAGGGGGCAATTGTGCAGGCTTCCGACAGCGGCATTCGTCTGGTGGCGGGCCAATCGGTGCTGGAATTAGGCGCAAACGGCCAGGTCACGTTGCAGTGCGTGAATTTTAATATCGATGCCTCCGGCACCGGGCAGATCAACACCGGCGGTACGCTGGATCTGAACCTGAAACAACCCGGAGCATTACCCGCAGTGGAACCCACTCCAGCGCAAATCCAGGACGCCGTTAAAGCGGCATTTGATCAAGGAAAAGATAAAGCATGA
- a CDS encoding DcrB-related protein, which produces MKTVPFALSEGVLNLPAAVQDHSINVLKFADATLVITRAWDVPAGDEEKYLSQQLGKIKRNMKKVVLSEVADSNIAGIPAREVALRFENQHVMVYEKLAVARVDDHLLAFTLSRMQPFDADGDAFWTAIKAGLQPGG; this is translated from the coding sequence ATGAAAACCGTCCCTTTTGCCCTCTCAGAAGGCGTACTTAACCTGCCCGCCGCAGTCCAAGACCACAGCATCAATGTGCTAAAATTCGCTGATGCGACGTTGGTCATTACCCGAGCCTGGGATGTCCCGGCAGGGGATGAGGAGAAATACCTCAGCCAGCAACTGGGCAAAATTAAACGCAATATGAAAAAGGTGGTGCTGAGTGAAGTTGCAGATAGCAACATCGCCGGGATCCCTGCCCGCGAGGTGGCGCTGCGCTTCGAAAATCAACATGTGATGGTATATGAAAAACTCGCCGTGGCGCGGGTGGATGACCACTTGCTGGCGTTTACCCTTAGCCGCATGCAGCCGTTTGATGCCGATGGCGATGCCTTCTGGACCGCGATCAAAGCGGGTCTGCAACCGGGAGGCTGA
- a CDS encoding sugar ABC transporter substrate-binding protein yields MKFKKALVTSLLACMLPAAVMAKDLQVGVSMALFDDNFLTILRTAMQKEMTKDGVQGQVEDAKGDVSQQLQQIQNFIGQGVDAIIVNPVDTNAVKPLMDAASKAGVPLIFVNRKPAGELTDKMAYVGSDSELAGRLQMEALAKAMNGKGNVAILMGDLANESTRDRTKGVEAVVAKYPGIKVVQKQTAKFTRNDAVDVVSNWMTAGDDIQAIASNNDEMAIGALQALGKNPNHILIAGVDGTPDALQMLKNGKMVATVFQDAKGQGEGAVQAAVKLAKGEKLEKVINIPYQLITKDNMAQFESRNQK; encoded by the coding sequence ATGAAATTCAAAAAAGCGTTAGTGACTTCCCTGTTAGCTTGCATGTTACCTGCCGCTGTTATGGCAAAAGACCTTCAGGTAGGCGTCTCTATGGCGCTGTTTGACGATAACTTCCTTACCATTCTGCGCACCGCGATGCAGAAAGAGATGACCAAAGATGGTGTTCAAGGTCAGGTCGAGGATGCGAAAGGCGACGTTTCCCAGCAGCTGCAACAAATTCAGAACTTCATCGGTCAGGGCGTTGACGCCATCATCGTTAACCCGGTGGATACCAATGCGGTTAAACCGCTGATGGATGCGGCTTCTAAAGCGGGTGTGCCACTGATCTTCGTTAACCGCAAACCGGCAGGTGAATTGACCGACAAAATGGCTTACGTCGGCTCTGACTCCGAGCTGGCGGGCCGTCTGCAAATGGAAGCGCTGGCAAAAGCGATGAACGGTAAAGGCAACGTCGCCATTTTGATGGGCGATCTGGCTAACGAATCCACCCGTGACCGCACCAAAGGTGTTGAAGCGGTAGTGGCTAAATACCCGGGCATCAAAGTGGTTCAGAAACAGACCGCGAAATTCACCCGTAACGACGCGGTGGACGTCGTGAGTAACTGGATGACCGCAGGCGATGACATTCAGGCGATTGCGTCTAACAACGATGAAATGGCGATCGGTGCGCTGCAGGCGCTGGGCAAAAACCCGAACCACATCCTGATTGCGGGCGTGGATGGTACGCCGGATGCGTTGCAGATGCTGAAGAACGGCAAGATGGTCGCCACTGTATTCCAGGATGCTAAAGGTCAGGGTGAAGGCGCCGTACAGGCTGCTGTGAAACTGGCGAAAGGCGAGAAATTGGAGAAGGTGATTAACATTCCTTATCAGCTGATCACTAAAGACAACATGGCGCAGTTCGAATCTCGTAACCAGAAATAA
- a CDS encoding serine/threonine protein kinase yields MSEHDNHLNVPNALPLGYRFNEFEIKEVIGGGGFGIVYRAWDHQLERDIAIKEFMPASLAVRSDGLNLVLRSERFSKTFHAGLNSFIQEARLLARFNHPNLLHVLRFWVQNDTAYMGTTFYSGTTLSNVRVRNPQQIDEAWIRRLLPPLLGAIKTIHDAGYLHRDISLDNIQILSNSEPVLLDFGSARKTIGNLSDESETMLRPGFAPIEQYSDNDESEQGAWTDIYALGAVLHMLITGAPPPVSVVRSIEDNYQPLVQSRPAGYSTALLNAVDQALALKAEDRPQNIDAFAELMALPERESEPLLAAKISGPGTMLVPIEEVEAEAPLSPAKRFLQHRFALPGLVAAGVLVGLGVGVLMAGGGDDVPAQAQNATVAQPATLPPVVAEKPVSQAEVQTAQAKVEPAPPPAPVAQVYIRLQSGEHVQVNGKQQAVVPAANGFAALQLAPGNYTFSISSHNGAREQTLTISAEGVWLLDPHS; encoded by the coding sequence ATGTCGGAACACGATAATCACCTCAATGTACCCAACGCCTTGCCGCTGGGTTATCGGTTTAATGAGTTTGAGATAAAAGAAGTCATCGGTGGTGGCGGCTTTGGCATCGTCTATCGCGCCTGGGATCATCAGCTGGAGCGCGATATCGCCATCAAAGAGTTTATGCCGGCCTCGTTGGCGGTGCGTAGCGATGGGTTGAATCTGGTGTTGCGCAGTGAGCGGTTCAGCAAAACCTTCCACGCCGGTCTGAACAGTTTTATCCAGGAAGCGCGCTTGTTGGCACGTTTTAATCACCCCAACCTGTTACATGTGCTGCGCTTCTGGGTGCAGAATGACACCGCCTATATGGGGACGACGTTTTACAGTGGCACCACTTTGTCTAATGTACGTGTGCGCAATCCACAGCAAATCGACGAAGCTTGGATCCGTCGTCTACTCCCCCCATTGCTCGGGGCGATAAAAACCATTCATGACGCTGGCTATCTGCACCGCGATATTTCGCTCGATAACATCCAGATCCTGAGCAATAGCGAACCCGTACTGCTCGATTTTGGTTCCGCACGTAAAACCATCGGTAACCTGTCTGATGAAAGCGAGACCATGTTGCGTCCTGGTTTTGCGCCGATCGAGCAGTATAGCGACAACGATGAAAGCGAGCAGGGTGCCTGGACTGATATCTATGCGCTAGGGGCAGTACTGCACATGTTAATCACCGGTGCGCCGCCGCCGGTTAGCGTGGTGCGCAGCATCGAAGATAATTACCAGCCACTGGTGCAAAGTCGCCCTGCTGGCTATTCCACGGCGCTGCTGAATGCGGTCGACCAGGCACTGGCGTTGAAAGCCGAGGATCGCCCACAAAACATCGATGCGTTTGCGGAACTGATGGCGCTGCCCGAGCGCGAATCTGAACCCTTGCTCGCGGCGAAAATCAGTGGGCCGGGCACCATGCTGGTGCCGATCGAAGAGGTGGAAGCCGAGGCTCCGTTATCGCCAGCGAAACGTTTCCTGCAACACCGCTTTGCGCTGCCAGGCCTGGTGGCGGCGGGTGTGCTGGTCGGGCTGGGCGTGGGGGTATTGATGGCCGGAGGCGGTGATGACGTGCCCGCGCAGGCGCAAAACGCCACGGTGGCTCAACCGGCTACACTGCCCCCGGTGGTGGCAGAGAAACCGGTGTCCCAGGCCGAAGTCCAGACCGCACAGGCTAAAGTGGAACCCGCACCGCCCCCGGCACCAGTGGCACAGGTCTACATCCGTCTGCAATCGGGCGAACACGTGCAGGTCAACGGCAAACAGCAGGCCGTGGTGCCTGCGGCGAATGGTTTTGCCGCGCTGCAACTGGCTCCGGGCAACTACACCTTCTCTATCAGCAGCCATAACGGCGCTCGTGAACAGACACTCACCATCAGTGCGGAAGGTGTCTGGCTGCTCGATCCTCACAGTTAA
- a CDS encoding SMI1/KNR4 family protein has translation MNRNELIKLIDNHEDICNFGSSDDAPSAEWIQKAEKALGVQLPDDYKWFLNFYGGGDISGEEIYSIYCISFDEAVGGDIIYQNTIATNNVASGKLVLSNTDFGEEFYFKIGDGDQVYLEYGTKKEIYAENFLEYIEKRINSYL, from the coding sequence ATGAACAGAAATGAACTAATTAAATTGATTGATAATCATGAGGATATTTGTAACTTTGGCTCCTCAGATGATGCTCCATCAGCAGAGTGGATCCAGAAAGCTGAAAAGGCATTGGGTGTTCAGTTACCGGATGATTATAAGTGGTTTTTAAACTTCTACGGCGGTGGTGATATCAGTGGAGAAGAGATTTATAGTATTTATTGCATTTCATTTGATGAAGCTGTTGGTGGTGATATAATCTATCAAAATACGATTGCAACAAATAATGTGGCATCGGGTAAGCTTGTTTTATCTAATACAGACTTCGGAGAGGAGTTTTATTTTAAAATAGGTGATGGTGATCAGGTTTACCTTGAATATGGTACTAAAAAAGAAATTTACGCGGAAAATTTTCTTGAATATATTGAGAAAAGAATAAATTCTTATCTCTGA
- a CDS encoding SymE family type I addiction module toxin, translating into MSITGKWLTQTGFEVSMGMRIRVRVMDGYPKISAWPV; encoded by the coding sequence CTGAGCATCACCGGGAAGTGGCTGACTCAGACGGGGTTTGAGGTGAGTATGGGTATGCGCATTCGCGTGCGGGTGATGGACGGCTACCCGAAGATTTCAGCCTGGCCTGTGTGA
- a CDS encoding Hcp family type VI secretion system effector produces MAVDMYLKVEGVNGESNDSNHTNWIDIQSFNWGASQPGNMSVGGGGGAGKVQFSDFAVQAFIDKATPAIMKFCASGKHVNSVELSVCKAGGQKVEYARIVLEDVLVTGCKFTGVGSTDKIMVSYYFQSAKANIHYWEQSEQGTKGAETQAGWDIKQNKEI; encoded by the coding sequence ATGGCCGTAGATATGTATCTGAAAGTAGAGGGAGTCAATGGTGAATCTAACGACTCTAACCATACAAACTGGATAGATATTCAGTCCTTTAACTGGGGAGCCAGCCAGCCAGGTAATATGTCAGTAGGTGGTGGCGGGGGCGCAGGCAAGGTTCAGTTCAGCGACTTTGCTGTGCAGGCTTTTATTGATAAAGCTACACCGGCCATTATGAAGTTTTGCGCATCTGGTAAGCATGTTAACAGCGTAGAACTGTCAGTATGTAAAGCCGGAGGCCAAAAAGTTGAATATGCTCGTATAGTACTGGAAGATGTTCTGGTCACTGGCTGTAAATTCACTGGCGTTGGAAGTACCGATAAAATCATGGTCAGTTATTATTTCCAGTCGGCTAAAGCCAACATTCATTACTGGGAACAGTCCGAACAGGGTACGAAAGGTGCAGAGACGCAAGCGGGATGGGATATTAAACAGAATAAAGAAATTTAA